The DNA segment attaagaaaatgattagTAATACATTTACAAAACTAGAAATACATTCACAgtattgtacttttaaaaatccacatataagtgcaCTCAGGGACTTCAAATCTGCTTTTGAAGAGTcaactgtatataaaaatatcaagtcacatgttgtacatctgaaactaacataagcTTTCATGtccattatatctcaattaaaaatgtGCAATTTGTCATCAATTGAATGTGAGATTGGGAGAGGATAGGTtggcagtttaaaaataaagaagttatgaAGTAGTCATCAAGATGAGTGACAAAGTGAATACCCAAGGAATACTCTAGAAAATTTAGTGTGATTCCTGCTGAAAATAAAAGTTCACTGGACCTTAGTAGTGAAGGATTTGACATGAGTGTAGTTaacatattttgtgttttactCCAGCCTTGATTATCTGAGCATGATGCCATGAATGAGACAGAATATTAGATTTAACAGGAGTTGATATTTTTCCATGGTGAGTTCTATGaagtaggaaaaataaatcagtggaaTCAGCTATTTTTTCAAGAAGTGATGATGACCTTGGATTGTGGAAGTTCAGGTAAGAAGGAGAGGCTCTGGGAGGGTTGTGGAGAGTAAAGAGATCAATGTTTCTCAGACACTGATGATGTCAAAGTAATACTGGAGTTAGATAAGCTGCAAATAGTTGGTAGTAGGAGAATGAGAAACACAATGAGTCTACAATATTTGTAATGACAACTCTAGTATTTGAACAGGAGAAAAAGTGGATGTGGTTGGGGGCAGTAAAAGTGTTGGAAGAGAGATCACAAATGTGAGAGGCTAGGAATATTGCACTGATCATCTGTATGGGAAATCTCCAAGAACATGACAGAATTTGAGTTGGGAACAGTCACAATGAGTCACTAGCTACTGAGGGGAGTGACTTGGGTCAGTAGATTACTTCCACAAAGAATGATGACAAATGTTTCAAAACTGGAGTAATGGAGAATTATCTGAATATGCCTGGTATCAAAGAGAACATTCTCACTTACAGGACTAGTGATataggagacagaggagagaaagatcGCACTACTTGAGAGAGATGCTGGAGAAGCAGTGACTTCCAGGTAGAACAAAGACAGGAAGTGAATTTTCAGTACAGAGATGGCAGATGCAATGAACTGACCCATGAGCTGATCTGATATTCATCATGTGCATTGGAAAGGTCTTGGACTTGGGAAAGCATGTTGAAAGGGCCAGAAAAAAGGAATTTACAGAGCCTGATGGTCATGAGAAACTCTAGGGATGGAGTTCTTCTGGTGAATAATTACACCAGAAGTGTAACAATATGGTGATAACAATATAGTGATAATAATATGGGTTAAATATggtagaaatgaaataataaacattaaaatacattagtaattttctgttgtttatgatAGAAGATtgaaaagcattaaaattataaaatgtaattcaGAATACATACCcagaacttaaataaaatctcCATAAATCTGAAATATTGtttttcatgaataaaaaaattatccttcagGATAGTCAGTTTATTTCTCAGAATTAGagtaatgtttttataaataaggcATGTTTTGTCTCAAACCTAATACTCCCCTGAAGTGACATCAATAATCCTTGACATATGCCTCTAGAACCAATTCTTAATTTCctgaatactctttttttttttaatttttttttaacatttttatttatttttgagacagagagagacagagcatgaatgggggaggggcagagagagaaggaaacacagaatcggaagcaggctccaggctccgagccatcagcccagagcccgacgcggggctcgaactcacggactgtgagatcgtgacctgagccgaagtcagccgctcaaccgactgagccacccaggcaccccctgaataCTCTTATAGAATATTTGCACAACCTACTGCCAAGATTGATCATATCTCAAGGGCTTTCCATAGAGTCCTGTTATTTCTATCAAGCTTACAGatcattttctgcctctttttagGCTGTTGAGGAGTCTATCCAGAGTAGAAGAGGCCATGAATATAATAGTTTCAAGTGATACTATTTTgggaatattttttctctttcaatttggGATTGGTTTTATTGGAAACACATTATTACTCATGTTAAACATCAACACTTTATTTCAGCCCTCCTCCAAAAAGCCTATAGATTTGATATGCACCCATTTAACTTTAGCTAATATCATGACAATTCTTTCCAGTGTGATtccagaaataataaatgcttttggGGTAAGAAATTTTCTGGATGACATTGGTTGTAAGGCAGTGCTGTACATCTACAGAGTCACACGGGGTGTCTCCCTCTGCACCACGTCTTTCCTGAGTATTTTTCAGGCCATAATTATCACTCCTAGCAACTCTAGGTGGGCATGGCTCAAACCCAAAGTCTCCACGTacctttttcctgccttcttttctttctggatcaTCAACATGCTGATCTACGTCCGTGTCATCATAACTGCTGTGGGCCCCTACAACATCAGTGAAGTTGGACAAGTGTATTCACTGACATACTGTAGTGGGAGAGAACCTGATAAACTTCAGGAGGCTGCTTTTCTAGGGGGTATGGTCTTACGAGATATTCTGTGTATTTGCCTCATGATCTGGACCAGTATGTACATGGTAAACTTTCTCTTCATACATCGCAAGACAGTCCAGCATGTCCATAGGACCAGCCTCTGCCCAAGACCATCTCCCGAAACCAGGGCCACCCACACAATCCTGGCACTGGTGagctgctttgttttcttttactggaCCAACACTTGCCTTACCATTTACATAATTTACAGACATAATGTACAAAGTCTGGAGAACAttactatttttctctcctcttgttATCCAGCAATGTGCCCTTTTGTGCtgatcaaaaataataatagacgATCATTTCTGAACTGTAACTTTGCAAAAACGAGAAAGTCCTCACCACAGTCTATGTCCCTTAGAGGTTTGAACGCCCTCACAAACTTCTTTGACACAAGAGCCATGTGATTACATTTTCCCACATTAAGATTTTAGTAAGGTAGAATTCTGCAAGggtataaataatttttactttggcCATTTCTTCAAACCATCCAGCTTAATGAACATATGGAGATAAATGACAAtactcataaaataaaacatattgcaCCTGAATGGGGCACtattttaccttttctaaaatgattgtaaaaaaaattattcttctcaTTATTTGGATGCTTCCAGTTTGAGACATCTTCCCTAATGTGACATAGGTATTAGATGAGTTATAGCAACTACCCTTGCTGGTATATGCTAGACAGCCCTCATTAGACAAAATTATGTTATATCTATATTGTTGTGTACTTTAGAAGCCAACAATACTTGAGGCTACTATATGCTGTTGATTATATCTGGTTAAATCATGGATAATGATGTAACTAAATATAACCATACTTTCCCTACTCCACTGAATAACCAAGTGTCTTCAAAGCCAAATGTATTATTCTCAAATGCTTAGTGAAAAACACTTGGCTTTCTATTTGTACATCTTTGTATCTGTTAGCACCATTAGAAGTATTCATTAaatgtacattttgttttttgacgACATACATTCTATATTGTGGCAGATTTTTTTTGAAGCTTTGCACTTTTATGAAGAAATAGTTAGCACTTCTGAGACATAACACTATGATATattagaaaacctgaaaaaatcTTCTAGAAAACAGCTAAAATCTCAGtataatatttaaacttttttttttcattaagaactGTGTTTAAACAAATGtaaggaggggtgcttgggtggctcagttggttgagtgtctaacctcagatcaggtcatgatcaggtcatcacagtttgtgagttcaaggccctcatcaggctctgtgctgacagctcagagcctggagcctgctttgaattctgtgtctccatctctctgcccctcccctgctcatgctctgtctctctctgtctctttctgtctctcaaaaataaataaatgttaaaaaagtaaaaaaaaatgtaaggaaactTCTGATtaggaaaacaagaataaaatgaatgttgAAAATGCAGCTGCTCTCAGCACATGTATTAATCTTACAGCACAGACCTCTGAACTTCATAACTTCTTGGGAAAGATAAACTGAAAATTGAAGCCACAGATTAGAGATTGATGAGGTAACACAGTTCACTCACATTCTTTTCACAATAGAAATAACTGATGCACTAAAAGATTGaaactaaaaaggaaacatttatattagactaataatttattaaaaacttgAAGTATCTATAGCTTTGTGTGGGGAAGATGGTGAAATAAGAAGACCTTCAGTTCACCTCATCCtgtggatacaactagataacattAAATCAGTgtgaataacccagaaaatgacctaaagactggcagaacaaacccCACAACTAAacgtagagaagaggccacattgaagaggaTAGGAAGGGAAGAGATGTGGTGGGGAGCTAAATGAGCCATGGCCATGCCTGCAAGGGAAGGAGCcacaggtggggagaggggtgagaaACAGACTATCACACCAGGAAGCCTGTACCCCAGGAAGAAGAATCTCTTGAAAACTAGCTGGGCCAAATTTTCAGAGTCCTTACAACCAGCAGGATTAAAgcctgaaactttaaaaaatcaccaggctcagctctgggagagctgagAGGGCAATAGGAAACTAGATCCACCTTTAAAGAGATAGCAcaataaggggcactaaggaatctactcctgaaatcattgttgcactatatgctagctaatttggatgtaaattttaaaaaataaaaaataaaacaagttaaaattaaaaaatgataataaataaaaagatttaaaaaaagaaagaaagagatagcaCAATACAAGTCCATGCTGATACAGCACATAAACAGCAATTTGAACAACACCTGGGGCATTCAGAAGGGACAGATATTTACTAATCATAGAGCATGTCCAAGAGGGCCAGAAATCACTGAGAGAcaactccaggaaaaaaagagctGCCAGGTGCCATTTCGCCCTCTGCCCCCAAGCATAAACATGGAGTCGAGTGTGGCACTAGTTTGTTGCTGTCATTCACTACTTAACATATTACACTGTGTCCAGTCCCTACTGCTGGGCATGCCTCAGTTCTGCTGCtgtgggcccctcccccagaagaccagtgcaAACATTGTAAACACGATCTCCTTTCTGTGTAGTTTAGGGGAAGTGCACCTCATTAAAACTGCACACCCCATGCATGCATGCTTTGAAGAGTGGCCTTGGCCAACCCTGTTCTCAGCAACATAGGGACATGCCCTGTGGCTAAGAATGAGCACCGCATTGTTAAAACTGTGCACCCCACTCTCTATATTCAGGAACAGGAGATGAAACTGAATTtcttaatacataaaaatagagagttagataaaatgaggagacagaggaatataaCCCACattaaagaaaaggacaaaatcatagcaagagagctaaatgaaatggatataagtaatatgtATGATAAAGAATTTGAATGATCAAAATGATACTCACTGgtcttgagaaaagagtagaggacATCAATGAAACCCTTaacaaacagatttttaaaaaactatcagagatgaagaacacaataagtgatattaaaaatacattagatggaataaatagtagaccagaggaagcagaagaaaagatcagtgacCTAGAGGACAGAGTAAGTGAAAGTAATCAAGGTGAGCAAGTGATAGAAAAAAataggccaacagacacatgaaaagatgctcaatgtcactcctcatcagagtaatacaaatcaaaaccacactcagataccacttcacaccagtcagagtggctaaaatgaacaaatcaggaaactacagatgctggtgaggacgtggagaaatgggaaccctcttgcactgttggtgggaatgctagagctaccctctgacccagcaatagcactgctaggaatttacccaagggctacaggagtgctgatgcataggggcacatgtaccccaatgtttacagcagcactttcaacaatagccaaattatgaaaagaccctaaatgtccatcaactgacgaatgggtaaagaagttgtggtttatatatacaatggaatactacttggcaatgagaaagaatgaaatctggccatttgcagcaacgtggatggaactggagggtattacgctaagtgaaatatgtcaggcagagaaagacagataccatgtgttttcactcatatgtggatcctgaaaaatttaacagaagaccatggtggaggggaagggggaaaaaaagttacagagagggagggaggcaaaccataagagactcttaaatactgaaaacaaactgagggttgatgggggatggggaagaggggaaagtgtgtgatgggcattgaggagggcacctgttgggatgagtactgggggttgtatggaaaccaatttgacaataaattattttcaatattaaataaataaataaataaaaataaactcaaaagacaaaaagaaaaaaatgtgcaagatAAGAATAGATTTAGAGAATTCAGTGACACCATCAaccataataacattcacattatagggatcttGGAAGGAGCAGATAGAGaagagggggcagaaaatttatctgaagaaataataaccgAAAAATTCGTGaattgtggtgcctgggtggctcagtcggttaagcatttaacttcagctcaggtcatggtctcgcagtctgtgagttccagccccatgttgaactctgtgctgatagctcagagcctggagcccgcttcagattctgtgtctccccctctctacaccctacccctgcttgcactctgtctctctttcaaagtagaattaatttttttttttaattcctgaatctggggaaggaggtTCAGATCCAGGAGCTACAGAGATTTcctcaacaaaatcaacccaaaggAGGTACACATCAAGATACATAataatcaaaattcaaaaaagcagtagtaaaaagaattttaaaagcagcaagagggtgacacctgggtggctcagtaagttaaactACCTcttagttttggttcaggtcatgatctcatggtttgtgagttcaagcctcatgtcaggctctgcactgactgcaaggagcctgcctgggatactctctctccctttctccctcactctcccttcccctccctttctcaaaataaatgaataatcttaaaaaagaagaggcaagtggaaagaaaacagttatatGCAAAGGAGACCCCAAAAGGCTCTCTGCACTTTTTTCATCAGAGACTTTGCAGGTCAGAacagagtggcatgatatatccAAAGTGCTGAACAAAAAAATCTGCAATCAAGAATACCCTATTCAGCAAGGGTAtctttcagaatagaagaaaTAGTGTTacctagacaaacaaaagttaaaggagttcatgatgGCCAAAGCAGcccaaaaagaaatgttaaaggggacactttcagtggaaagaaaagaccataagtaagagtaagaaaagtagaaagcataaaagcagtaaaaataagtacaccatatttataaaaatcagtcaagggactcacaaaataaaaaagatataacatATGACACCATATGCCTaaaatggggagggggcaagtaaaaatgttttcaaacttaAGAGACCATCAACTTTTGATagatatgcataagatgttattcAAAAACATGTTAACttcaaatcaaaaaccagtaatagatatgcaaagaataaagagaaagaaatccaagtatatcactaaagaaagcaaaCTTatgatgagagaagagagcaagggaaggaagaaacaagtaacaaaatggcaataaatatatacatgtcaaTAACTGCTTTtgatataaatggactaaatgctcctatcaaaagacatagagtgacgaaatagatttttttaaaaacacccacctttatgctgcctataagagactcatttcaccTAAAGACACCtaaagattgaaaatgaggggatggagaaacatttatcatggaaatgtaagtcaaaagaaaaccagggtagccatacttataacagacaaattttattttaaaacgaTACTGTAATAAGCGACAACtaaagacactatataatcattaaGGGGACAATGCAACACTAAAGCATAACCTATATTAGGTATATATATCTAGGAGCacccaaaaacataaaaacttgaaCATATTGGTGGTTAGGGATTTGGgtttatgcaaaataaaatccGGGAACCAGGCAATggggaggaaggttgtttacagcggaCATGAGGCAGTACCTCGGTTTATCTTTGCTAGCCTaagggatgagacagatagggaGAATAAACTCAGGGTTGACAAggctccttttcttttgttaaccatctctgctctgggctgctttgcttGCAGTGCAGcagtccatagtccaattcaccaatttacctaacctggccatattctcctatgaaagcatattttctgctatagtactaaattgggggtgcttccaccctgaatatctaatcttgtttatttcatatatctATGTACTGGATAGATGATACTTTGCACCATTTctattttaggcctttgcctctctattttgggggctctgcacccctctctattttggggtgcctttgcacctcgcTAATCCTGGAaactttgcacctccctattctaGGGATGTCTTTGCaccccctattcttggggtgccaatctgacttacccaaactcgggtgtgagcattttatgactttgtatttctttatgcttgttaacccattggtgtaagcccaggggattcctaagcttatcccctaCAATAAAAGTGTTAATAAcaaatacaaaggaaataattgatagcaatacaataatagtagggggtGACaacacccacttacatcaatggacggATAATTTCAACAGAAAATCAACACTGACACAGTGGCTTTAAAGGAcaccctggaccagatggatttaatagatgTATTAAGAACATTgcattctaaaacagcagaatacacatgtCAGTTGCACATGAAACACTCTCCAGAAACTACATATTAGATGATAAAACAAGTTTCTTCTATTTCAAAAAGATCTAAgttataccatgcatctttttttttaatgaaatttattgacaaattggtttccatacaacaaccagtgctcatcccaaaaggtgccctcctcaatacccatcacccaccctctcctccctcccaccccccatcaaccctcagtttgttctcagttttcaacagtctcttatgctttggctctctcccactctaacctcttctt comes from the Prionailurus bengalensis isolate Pbe53 chromosome A1, Fcat_Pben_1.1_paternal_pri, whole genome shotgun sequence genome and includes:
- the LOC122471602 gene encoding vomeronasal type-1 receptor 4-like; protein product: MNIIVSSDTILGIFFLFQFGIGFIGNTLLLMLNINTLFQPSSKKPIDLICTHLTLANIMTILSSVIPEIINAFGVRNFLDDIGCKAVLYIYRVTRGVSLCTTSFLSIFQAIIITPSNSRWAWLKPKVSTYLFPAFFSFWIINMLIYVRVIITAVGPYNISEVGQVYSLTYCSGREPDKLQEAAFLGGMVLRDILCICLMIWTSMYMVNFLFIHRKTVQHVHRTSLCPRPSPETRATHTILALVSCFVFFYWTNTCLTIYIIYRHNVQSLENITIFLSSCYPAMCPFVLIKNNNRRSFLNCNFAKTRKSSPQSMSLRGLNALTNFFDTRAM